The Camelus dromedarius isolate mCamDro1 chromosome 23, mCamDro1.pat, whole genome shotgun sequence nucleotide sequence CGCATCACGTGACAGGCGCGACCGGAGGTGGTCCGGCGCAGGGATCCTGATCAGAAAGATTGGGAAGTGGCGAGAGGTCTGTGTGAGGTGCGGTCCTAGGTGGGTTCGGGTGCCGCAGCTTTTCGGCTCGCCGGCAGCTTGACCTCAGGTAGAGAGGCTCGCTGCGGGGACAGGATGGGAACAGAGCAGACGAACTGGGGGAAGGTGTCAAATCAGGTAATTTACTctgagggaagaaagaacagtCTGTGTCAGGCTCACAGCTGCTCTGCGGAGGCCAGAGAGGCAGTCCAGATTCTTAAcggaggggaagaggtgggaagaTGACTTTTTCTATTGTCCCCGAGACAGGTAAtattggggagggagagaagagataTTATTATCGCGTATAGTACACCCCAGTCCGTTTCCTAATCCTCAGGTTCTGGTTTCAAACGCCCTCGCTTTGCTCTTCAGTTGCAGGTCCCCATCTTTGGGTACTACGGGAGCTGCCCTATGGATTCTCCATCTAGCGTTTCTTCCTATTCTTCCtactctctttcttcctctttttccacCTCCCCAGTGAACAATGACTTTGGCTTTCCCTCCGATAGTGAGGGGGAAGACAAGTGGGCCCATGGCCCCAAGCTTGACACTGTTGGGCAGAGGGGAGGTTCTCGGCCCAGCCCCGGTCCTATCCGCTGCAGGCAACGACCCAAGGTTTCCAGTAACGGACGAACAGCATCTCGCTCGGAACAGCGGGTCTTGGTTTCTTCTATGTCAGGATCTGGGGTCAAAAGATCAAGAGACGGTGAACTGGAAATCTGTCTAAACATCCAGGGGTGTACCACAGAAGGAGACCTGCTCTTTGCTCAGAAGGTAAGAGAAAACTGGAGAAAGGAGACACGACCAGAGTGATTTAGTACCCAGGTTGTTCGTAAGGACCCTGTGAGGATAGTATTGGCTCCCACATTTGGAGATGGAAGAATCAGTACTGGTGTGAACAATTCTTGGTCTTCTCATGCCTTTTGTCCTGTTTCTCTGCAGTGTAAAGAGCTCCAAGGATTCATACGCCCTCTCACAGCCTTACTGAATGGGCTGAAGATGGGTCGATTTGAGAGAGGTAATTATCTGGTTAGTTGCATTCATTTGAGCTAGGTTTagctccctctttctctctctcttttaaaatatgttttaaatgtgcatttttcttaagTCTTTGGGATATGGatgattccttttttcttctgtgaCTTAAATTCTTTAGGTGCATGAATTTTAACCCCCTTCTGACCTTACTTTACCTAACTAAATTCTTACATCTCAATCcttgttctctctttctctcaccctGACCCCAGGATTGAGCAGTTTCCAGCAGAGCGTGGCAATGGACAGGATTCAGCGTATTGTAGGTGTTTTGCAGAAGCCACAGATGGGGTAAGTCCCCCTTGGTTCTTTCCTCAGTGCTTCATAAAAAAAAGGAGATAtctttgacacaacgttgtaaaatgactattactcaataaaaaaaaaatttttaaaaaaagagatgtcTCCAATCTTGTCCTGTTGCTGTTTTCACATCTAATggctttttttaaatgtgtttctcgTAGAGAGCGTTATCTAGGAACTCTGCTACAGGTAGAAGGGATGTTAAAGACTTGGTTTCCTCATATAGCTGCCCACAAGTCATCGCTGGATAGTAGTAGGCACCAGCTGACCCAGGTAAGAACTTATAAACCTGAGGAAGAGGTGGGAAATAGCCAAAGAAATGAAGTGTACCTGCAGAAATGGGCtccctcttccattttctttggggtcttttcatcttttcaacaagtttcatttcaggaaagGGAATGCCTGAACTTCCTTCATTGTCTTGGTTTCTAGATGTTctttggttctgttttgtttggatCATCATGCAGAACACCACAAAGTCTAACCCTATCCCTCCTGTTGCAGCTTATCCACTTTCTGCATGGATTCAGGGGGCTTTTCACCTGGCCAGTTGAATCATGCAGGAAGAGTCCTCAGTTTTCCCTGCAAATCTTTTCTCCCCTGCTTCCCCTAAaaccattttcctctctctctttttacacCTGCACAAGTATTCTTGGGTCCCTGTGGAAGCTTGGGTTTTGAGGACTGGTCATAAGATGTATATCACTGGGAGGTCTAAGAGGTGTATCACCCATGGGGCACCCATAGGGAGAGTGCTGGAAAGATTCTTAGACCTGGTGTGGAATGATCTATTTTCTGTGCCTTCAAGTAATAGAGTATTTAGGGGGCACTTAAATGATAGAGAGGAGAAAGTCTTCTGTAGACAATGGACAGTCCTTCTTGTTTTCAATCAGCCACAGTTATTACTGCTCTGggaataattgatttaaaaataagcaggagGATCTTGCCTGCATATTAATTTATACTTCTTAAGGAATTCAGCCGatgaaattagaatttaaaatacagaaattaggAAGTGATTATTccaactaaaaatagactttttagtgggggagggtatagctcagtggtagagcgcgtgcttggtatgcaagagatcctgggttcaatccccagtacctccattaaaataaatagataaataaacctaattacctcctcccctgaaagaaaaatttttaagtagaCTTTCTCGAAAGAAGTTCTAAAATGAATTAGTTTATAAATAAGAATGTATGGGactgtttgttttactttgtatGTTTTTGGATATCCAGTGCCTATATAGTGTGTGGTACATAGTAAGCCCTCAAGAAtttgtttagaaaatgaaagtACATTTTGGTTACCAAAACTTTTACTTAATCATGGCTTGGCAGGAAATTATCTGTTGCATAAAAGAAAGTATGTCAGCATTGCAGAGTTCCCAAGGAAAGCAGTTTTAAGCAACCAAGTGGAGTTGATCTGAAAGCtttcttacataatttttttctcttttctccccatccATAGCATTCTCCAAACCACCACGGTTACCCAATTGCATCTTCTTCTACACCTTTCATGGAAAAGATGGACCAGACACAGCTAGGGAAGCTAGTATCGAAACCAAAGCAGCCTTGGCACCTCACTGAATGGCCAACTATGAATCTCACTTGGATCCACACCACTCCAATTTGCAATCCCCCTCTCAGTTCTCCAGGTACCATCTCCTTTAGCCATGGTCCTGTAGGCACTGGAACCAGCATTGGTGTCATCCTTTTCCTCCAGCATGGAGAACAGCCCTTCACCCAGTCAGCTCCAGTCACTCCAGTTCCATCTGCTGCAGCATCTCCTGTCATCCCTGGTGAACCTAAGAAACTATCTGGAGAGGGGCCTTGTTGCCACAATTTGCCAGTGACTCTGCCATCAGACTGGAGCTGTACCCCACCCCCTCCTGGCCTACCCACCATAACTGGAGCGATGACCATGGGACACCTGGAGCAGATGGGAAGCCAGTCACCAGCTGCTCCTGATGTCTACCCTCTCAACCCCTAATCCAGGACTTGACATCGTAGTTTCTAATTTGTGTAAATAGATGtcttcctgcattttttttttttacttttaatgtgtgtatctgtgttgAGGGAAGAGAAATCCtttctgattaaagaaattttatactAAACAGTTTGCTGATTGGGGGAAATTTAAACCTTCTGCCTCCAATAACAATATTTATCCTCTGAGCTGAACAGAAAAATGAGGATGGGAATGTTTGTGAACATGCGCTCACCAGATTAGAAGTCTGGATGGGACAATATACGTCCTGTGGGAGAGGAAATGGGACTCTCTGTTGCTATCTTTTCTAGGGAAGATCCTTGAGGCAGTTATAGGGCTCAGAGTTGGGTTTGTTCTTTCATTCAGGCTCAGAGACTagtacctttccctttgtgtctcTCACTCTTGCAATCTTCCAGTTGGCCCAGACTAGCAGGTTCTACTGCTCTGGGGTAGCCCTTTGCTTCGTTGCGAGCTGTTGGCGCTTGTGGATAAGTGCATATGTAATCTACTGCTGCCAGAGGAGAGGTACAAAAGCCAGAACAGCCTTTGTGATTGCCAGTTTTGAAGAGGAAGGGGTGCCTTAAATCTGTCAGAATGGGAAGTCCCCTCAGATACTGGGCCTCATCCTTATTCAAAAAGCTGCAGCTGCTAAGTGGGTGCTACCCAGTGTCATCAGGAGGCAAAAATGAAGTCTGTGAATTTACCTATATCTACCCTTTTCCATGTATTACTACTTTCTGACTTGTCTCAGTTTCCACCAAAACCATGTCATCTCCTATCCTAAGCCTTGGCAATGTATCAGACTACTCAGTCATTTTACTAACTGCTTATTGGCTACTTAACATGTTTCTCTTAGCTAGTTTTACATCTTTCACCTATTTTTCAAGTCCTTTGTTCTCAGTGAATTATTGTCTCCTTTTATGTCAGACAGCATGACCTCCTTTCTAAGGCGAACTTCTCCATTTGTGTTTTGATTACCTTTCACCTCTGGAACTTTTGCTGTATCACTTATCCTCTCTTTTTCTTGTAACATCAATTTGTTATTgaattgtttattctttctttctcctacaAATGTGATCAGGTCTCTCCTTCTTGAGAAATCTCTTGAGCCTGATTACcctttctcatcttttctccATAATTCTTGACACAGTAGTCTAATTGTACTCTTTCTCCTTTCTACCACTCAGTCCTTAAACTCTTGCAGCCTAGCTCTACTACACTTTCTTAAGTTACCAGTGATCTTATAGAATCAGAGTATTATAATGTAGCTTCCTCCATCCAATCAGTAGCTAGGTCCAGGGGCCTTTACAAAGACTATGCACTTCATACTCTCTTATCATTTGACGCTCTTGGTAAAGCCTACTGAAACCCTCCTCCCTCAGATCCCATGACAGCACACTATCCCAATTCTCCTCTTACCAATCTGGCAACAACTTCTAGGTCTCTTAATAGCCTCACTTCTGCCCACTCCAGAGTGTAGGTGTTGCCCTAGGCTCAGTCCTTGGCTTTTTTCTCTGACTACATTCTTTCACTTCAAGGTTTCATTGTCTTTCATGGCTCTAATTATTGCCTCAACTTAGAAGACAGCTGAAGCTTTATCTCCAGTCCCAACCTTTCCCCTGAGATGGCATACTGAATGTCTCCATTTCTGCTGGATAGTTCCATTTACATGTTATTAACACTTAAAACTTATCTAAAATTGCAGCATTTTAGAGCCAAGAGGGTACCATTTGTATTTAATTCAaccccttcattttatagatgaggaaacttaggGAACTTGTGTAAGACAATACAATGTATTATACAGAACTCTTGGTTTCCAGCCAGGTGCCTTTTCTGGTGTTCACCAATCAAAATATTATCCTTCCTTTAGAGATGTCCTATTCTGCTTTTTTAcagtctctttttcttctgttgataCTATCGATGGTACCATCATTTTTGTAGATAATGAGGCTTAAAATGTGGTGCTATTTATAGTCACCAAATACTTTTTATTCTGTGTTTGGAATGTTTCTTAAAATCCATTTCTTTCTGTCCATTCCATTGCCACCTCCCTGGTCTAAACCTTGATTATGGCAATAACCTCTCTTCCTTCTCATACTTTCTCACTGGTAACTAGATTAATTTTCCTGGAACATTGCTTTGCATGTCATTTCCTATTCATTGGCTCTCCAGTACTTTGAGAAGAAAGTCCAAAACCTTTAGTCAAgatctctgtttcttcctctgctcccctgcGTAATTTTCCTGTTCCAGTTTATTTATTTGCCCCTTAACACTGTAAGCCTTTTTGCCTCTAAACTCTTGTTCATGCCGTTCACCTTGCCCAGCCTTTCCTGCTTCTGTTAACTAAACCCTGCCCTCTTTTCAATGACTAACTCAAGTCCTTCCCCCGATTATTCTCCCACTAAACATGATATATGCGCTTAGTCTTTGGCCCTTTACTCCATCAAATGAAATCagttatataaaatgcctagtaCAAAGGTTTGGTATATAGTAGGCTCtcaaaaatgttacttttctccttcctttctttcaaagtgtttttttaaaatatggagtgCTTCACGGATCtgcatgtcatccttgcacaggggccatgctaatcttctatCATCTCAATTTTAGTGTATGTTCTGCCGAAGCGAGCAccaaagtatttttatattttatcccaTTTGATTCCCATGACAAACTTTGTGTGATTAAAAGCCACtattagttccattttacagataagaaaatagaCTGATAGTTTAAGTCAGGGGTCAGCAAGAGCCAGACAGATACATGCTTTGTGGGCTATACATCTCTGCTGTAACTACCCATTGTAGCCCAAAGCAGCCGTACCTAATACATAAACAAACGGCACAAGCTGGATTTGACCTGGAGGCAGTACTTTGCAGACTACTGGTTTAAGGTCATACACCTGATGAGTATCAGAATTTGGATAGAATCCAGATCTCCTGATCCTCAACCCAGTGCTTTTCCACCAATTTATGCTGTTGCCTATgtaatttattttgcatatgcTATCTTGTTTTACTATTTATCTTTTATGGCTACTTATTGTCTTTTGGTAGTCCAAGAGATACTAGAGTGGTATCAACAGTTCCTGACACAAAGTAGACATTCAATAAAAGTCTATCGATAAACATAATTATGTCCCAGTCTAGCTCTATTTTGATACTTTGAACCTGGCTTACTCTAAAGCAGGCGTCAGTTTTTGCATGAGTCCCATTAGCATAATTGATGAGGCTGCatctacgtgtgtgtgtgtgtgtgtgtgtgtgtgtgtgcgcgcgcgcctGTGTGTACTCTAAGAACCTTGTGTAAGTACCTGCTTGGGACCTTTTGAGccttttcttactgttttccagTAGCCTCTCCCAGTGGATCTGAACTTATGTGAATAAGCATAAATGGATACATATGTAGAAGTAACacacaaataaaaggaaagctgTTTCCACAgtgaggaagaaatttaaaaaggagcTATTTCTACTAAGTCTCACTAGGAGACAAATGGGATAGAAGTTGACGTAAAAGAATCTTTGATTCTAAATCCTGCAGGTGTTTTTCCTATTCTTTAGTGATTTCACTTTACTTCATGAAATGGCTGGGAAGGTCGTATTATAGAAAACTCATGGTATATTCATTTCGtttattttccttagtttttaagcAGATGAGGGGTGTGAAGTTGTTTTCATACATAAGTCAGATCTCAAAGAATCTGTGTCCTTtggaagagaaaacaggaagCATGCTCAGGAACTTCGCCTATTTCCCTCATTTTCcttccagaagaagaaatggaTTAAATATCTATTTCGCATTTCATAGGATTAAGGGGCATGTTAATCCCTTCGGGCTGACCTCAGGGGCCGAGGCCGAAGGACGGTGACTCCACGAGAAGGCGAAGAACTTGTTTGGGGGGAATTTAAGGCAACAAGCATTCCACTTTGTAAGGTGTAGAGTCCAGGCTCGAAACTTGGCCGTGGGGGACGGAGTAAAGAAACCGTCAACCGGGACCGGGAAGGTTGCCATGGTTTCCACGTAACGTCCCTCCCCTTTCAGCCTCAGTGTCTGCGCGGCGCTGGAGATTACACAGCTTCCGCTTCCGGTCGGGGCGGGCTCTGGGTCGGCTGGACCctggggggtgaggggtgagagTTGAGAGGTCCCTGCACAGGTTGGCGAAAGGAAGGTGAGTGTGGCGGGATGGCGCGGTTGCAGGCTGTTGCCCACATTCCTAAGCCCCGAGAAAGGCTCCGTTCCCAATTCCCACCTCAAACCCTCCTGGAACCGTTAGCGATAATGGGGCGGGGCGAGGGGCCTGTGCCGCGTCCCGGTCCTCCCGTGCTCGGCCAAGTGACTCAAAAGTGGGGACGCCCTGCtaccatctcttttcttccctatGGTAGGGTTTATATTGGTAAAGAAAACGAGGGAGTCTTGAACACGATTCGCGTGTACTTTCTAGGATATGAGGACTTGCAAGTGCCCCTGTGTCGCATGTTCCAGAGCCTGTTGCATTTCCAGACCCTGAATAAGCCACGCGGTACAGTGTGTGTTCTCTTGTGATTATCTTTCTTACCTGGGTTCTGTGCTTTATTCCCTTTTCCTCcatgctgcagactgaagacttAAATCCAAGGTCATGGCAAAACATCTGAAGTTCATTGCCAGGACTGTGATGGTACAGGAAGGGAACGTGGAAGGTGCATACAGGACCCTAAACAGGTAACTGGTAAGAGACCAGAATCATGCCTAGACCAGCTCTCTTGGGAAGTGCGGTGGTTATTCTCTCCCTTCCCCGTCATAGGTTGTCTCAAACCAGTGCTAGCCCCGGTGTTCACAGTCTTGAAACTTCTCAGCCCCTCAGTTTAGTACCTTAAAACTGAAGTTCTTCCCAGAACCCGACTGTATGAAGCTTATTCATCAGTGTTCATTCCTTTGATGATGAACCTGAATTCTACCCAAGACTTTTAAAAGAGCCCAAAGGGAACCAGTTATAAAGTTGCTAGGAAGCGGGAAAATAGTACATGGTATACAGAAAGCTGAGTGAGGGATTGATGTAGGACAAGGCTAATGGAAAAGCTGAACTCGTATTTGGGGTCTTACAGAAGCAAGATGGGAAAGTGTTACAGGTTCAGAGAAAGTTTACAGCATAAGCAAAAACACATAGATGGAAATGAACTGACTGGAGTGGAGAAGCTGTATTGAAAGGTTTTGAATCCTAAGCTAAGATTTAGAATGACCGTAATAAAAGAACGCCTTCCTATTATGGTTTCTCAAGCAGATAGTTCCTTTATCTTCCCCTATCACTAGTTATAAGGGTTTTGACTTTTGGGCATGCTTCGTTTATCATTTTCTCTCCCCAGTGAAGCAGAGTTTGGAGAAACAAATGCTTCTTGAGTtgaattatcaaataattttgtGAAAGAGATCTTAATATGTGAGCTGGCCCTCTGCCTTAAGTCCACTAAGGTGGTAACTTTACTTCAGAAGTAAGAGAAgcctcagaaaagaaaattgtattgCTTGGGTCACACAATTACCAAATGGTGGAAGAAGCataaaacacacatttttctaGTACAGTGTTCTTTGCTCTGTGTTACTAGATTATTTACTAGTTTCTCTGGAAATGGAGAGACCTATGGCAGTCATTCTCCAGTTAAGGAATCCTTATGTGATTGGGTTTAAAGATAGGTAGGGTTCTTGGGGACTGAGAAGGTAAACGTAAGAGAACTTTGTTCTTAACAAAGAGTTCTAGGTGTGGAGGGCTGGATGGCAGAAGACTGTAGTAAATGAGGACAAAGATGCTCTCAGAAGCTGTGTAATTGAGAAGCAGGCTCAGGATGGTTTGTATGTCTTTTCAAAGGATCTGATCTAAGGTGCCTCATTACCTCACTCAGTATCAGTGCATGTCAGTCGTATCCCTGGGCAGAAGCTGTTCCCTTTGCATTTTCACTTACATTGAAAGTAAAGATAATCAGTTAAGTACAGGGTAGTAAGATAATCCTATTTCATTTTTACTCTATCACTGTTCATTCCCATCTCTCCTATTTCAGACCTTTAAGTGGCATGTCTTTGGAAGGGTTGAGATGTCTAATGATCTTCCTCTGCCCCTATACTGGGAGCACCAAATGACTGTCTTTGCAGACTCTATAGTGAATTAGCTAGTGAGATGAAATGCTGAATTTGGGGAAAGGGAGTCTTGTAGATTGCTTCACCATTTTTCTGACTTCTCCCTGTAAGTCTTTCTGTATGATTTATTTTGGTGGATTTAAGTGGGTCTTCTAACCAGGGTGATTGAGATGTTTATATTGTTGAGGGATGTCAAAGGGCAGCTGTTACTTGATGGTAGAACAAATTTCCAAAGGCTCAGCTTTAGCTCCCTTCACCTCTCCTATTCCAAAAGTGCAAATAACACAAAAACAAGAATTTTGTTTTTGGGAATCAGCTCTTTGACAGAACCCAAAACAATTTGTAgtgcagcattatttattgaaCCATTTCTTATAATTGTTTCAAGAAAATAGCTACAGCTTTAATTCTTTTTACCAAAGCCAGGCC carries:
- the CIART gene encoding circadian-associated transcriptional repressor isoform X1, producing MDSPSSVSSYSSYSLSSSFSTSPVNNDFGFPSDSEGEDKWAHGPKLDTVGQRGGSRPSPGPIRCRQRPKVSSNGRTASRSEQRVLVSSMSGSGVKRSRDGELEICLNIQGCTTEGDLLFAQKCKELQGFIRPLTALLNGLKMGRFERGLSSFQQSVAMDRIQRIVGVLQKPQMGERYLGTLLQVEGMLKTWFPHIAAHKSSLDSSRHQLTQHSPNHHGYPIASSSTPFMEKMDQTQLGKLVSKPKQPWHLTEWPTMNLTWIHTTPICNPPLSSPGTISFSHGPVGTGTSIGVILFLQHGEQPFTQSAPVTPVPSAAASPVIPGEPKKLSGEGPCCHNLPVTLPSDWSCTPPPPGLPTITGAMTMGHLEQMGSQSPAAPDVYPLNP
- the CIART gene encoding circadian-associated transcriptional repressor isoform X2; this encodes MSGSGVKRSRDGELEICLNIQGCTTEGDLLFAQKCKELQGFIRPLTALLNGLKMGRFERGLSSFQQSVAMDRIQRIVGVLQKPQMGERYLGTLLQVEGMLKTWFPHIAAHKSSLDSSRHQLTQHSPNHHGYPIASSSTPFMEKMDQTQLGKLVSKPKQPWHLTEWPTMNLTWIHTTPICNPPLSSPGTISFSHGPVGTGTSIGVILFLQHGEQPFTQSAPVTPVPSAAASPVIPGEPKKLSGEGPCCHNLPVTLPSDWSCTPPPPGLPTITGAMTMGHLEQMGSQSPAAPDVYPLNP